In Haloplanus vescus, a single genomic region encodes these proteins:
- a CDS encoding sacsin N-terminal ATP-binding-like domain-containing protein: MDTQAGVTSRISQLCHEEYIELLSGLNNRTAWNREGDLGYGNQVVSAAHDNRTILELIQNARDAIVESEEETNGRVAVIVGPESLLIANSGEPFHLDDDDVFEAVTSLGRSAKAKERDSIGEKGVGLKSILQLSEAFSIHSSVDGEDFSATFSRAKSAQMVLSMYERLLDTDSFVDRLGVTETQSDFLDTGRFSFSDQSVVPDSIDIDELVDQLLNEPRQPPPTPVDILTDIPRISLFRYPFLQNDTQADSTPLQTHLIRDNVSSANLSKRVDPQLADWLDEYRGDFSTVVELEYLDDQWRDLLDHIESVLTTSDKEGAATFTNRRSSEPVDRAAFCERRRREFWEECTDISPETLILLEEIEELDLIQVTHDETGQLQIIDRHQVCIDQADQRSIDEHSNTTRRSVDYTVQTADGTSQTRQYRRYTRTYDEIVPNDDQDERDEIHLLFERPPESTDDWNPSPKPLYLHYPIEKATTPFPFVVHAPFRVEFDRQSLADDQQNLQILDRLPDLIADAGTDLARGDERGASRDGFRQWMPWMTMPLRGEPSSGSGTPLTESVQEAVTLLQDSPIVPTDDTDAQCPRDTLLDPERIRGFETLRRDAPEAPLPAETVIESGDTWSQRVSTLQGDTEHTFRQCARRLGLTEVLERLFDDDTGNARGCIDILCEYWGLSGSAVSSGRWAVPVERVEHAEAYFETICSILTSASEGDELDLDDDSDVKRAAGRLGEKRVPLIPAEAHQANDTDASNGVTHLVRARSRGDTRQGHGAQRSERIVFRRTGSSQTSESIISELPSPPTTLPVFVVPFRTEWIGPLESFNRDWGTRNLDSPAEFYRRVAAEAGGYSGERTSDSSVIGYLSTLYETVTRGQIAKWLHPIPNRNRRFDEVEATLTGAKTNKLPSDYDDYLERRYTQQVELPIGHQDGQDETLPAEQIVFGTEWVSEFEAAADILEGIDSSSDRFFDAGSHEESRATTFRRWAAVIEKASSVTPSETPTLAEPESDYWQRVFGSWSSSEGLQRVLRLDFLIHLGVQIGPRIDWRWVLPTRGDDDREAGTISVADAQNLARGEPLNEDDGFDVPDEVLDTYTDVMWRSDNHPAFTATHSTGCGNNWLECDEETWAANDSQEALMPVWWYFPDLPQISDGRAREKYRDAILLLWPDLAETVANSAWLCSNWHSFSESPDGAAIPSLGTVQLAQAELWPVDSQFEDEGGNDRLTVEDGTTASAEKLIFDDAEQVRGAAQYLPRVDSSKLEQRLAPTSGSEAVDISSALRILGIREIDNLTPPMAAQRLNWFIGQFAVEKTPGQNPFDISASWSARALSVPIDALMRRLASGQTLADRLDERPEIRRWIRRDIWRLGTTVRITEGRNSKALKIGAEAPAPGAPSIAQQPVIFTQPLSSFSRDRLVRDARPFVERPSDSTEVARLLGTESSADEEATTVTFGIIIESEPPSPRPVSGGEVESGTDRLDTLRETLRQRQQYLLAAYLEQATAPDLEEKHDQLSAVVENRIAIVARDDDDDTQRNSAQWEPADGAKDGGLHIALFEDAVKRVDGDAIPPYLTADGIVQVLEQFDLADTFENVLFKGESALETEYRSALEEVRAEINELRTQRLEVIHHTLQGLVSTIAPTVSLTEGDELTVNARVTLNELHRLEDDPAAVTKSTLLQSWLNTLTEKCGFDNEVAIECIRAAATDDEAVRHRITYQLDQSVNSIDIDALVKAGYRWQTLETWPSAKGTAPVESYSTTIQRFRRFWNAVGRYEDEGEATLERAAKDAREATPAPKPNRRVAQFVPHAETLPSDICEVRLGALPYLKSTPEPLEHLRGAVRKWGRTEWEDLKQSDVIYTDQTIEERMESLIEAATTPNGGDKAFETALAKFYGTTSDYATDEGRTREDLTNEWLQGRDESLDSLASQISADGSASGGGSPTIGDSSGGEYGQPNVGIDARGREGELICLNRAWQRFQAAPVSVRSSILDRLETWRGHDRWRLKSVDEIATSWTSSGAVEATSPADVLRTKNLAETSDTRMAFHALFDTSAERGPGFDLIDPFAAMPETESVVSWTPEWMYRVESKAVAAERMRSGRIKLTGNELRMALRPGPLSPDDANTDQVRAFRYIIRLVGFSTDWRSDNDRTVNLLDIDNVDEFVGIEREEREILEKLRGGSFYISFYTEG, encoded by the coding sequence ATGGACACGCAGGCAGGTGTCACCAGTCGTATATCTCAGCTCTGCCACGAGGAATACATCGAACTTCTGAGTGGGCTCAATAACCGAACCGCCTGGAATCGAGAAGGCGATCTTGGGTACGGGAACCAAGTCGTGTCTGCCGCACACGACAACCGCACTATTCTGGAGCTAATTCAAAATGCTCGAGACGCGATTGTCGAGAGTGAGGAAGAGACCAATGGACGAGTCGCAGTTATTGTGGGGCCAGAATCACTACTAATTGCCAACTCCGGTGAGCCATTTCATTTAGACGACGATGACGTGTTCGAGGCAGTCACATCTCTGGGACGTTCTGCCAAAGCAAAGGAACGGGATTCGATCGGGGAGAAGGGAGTCGGACTAAAATCGATTTTACAGCTGAGTGAAGCATTCAGCATTCACTCAAGCGTGGACGGTGAGGATTTCTCGGCTACGTTCTCTCGGGCGAAGAGTGCGCAAATGGTTCTCTCGATGTATGAAAGATTACTCGATACCGATTCTTTCGTCGACCGTCTCGGAGTCACCGAGACCCAGTCGGATTTCTTAGACACAGGCCGCTTTTCATTCTCCGATCAAAGTGTCGTCCCGGATAGTATCGATATAGACGAACTGGTGGATCAACTCCTCAATGAGCCGAGACAACCGCCGCCGACCCCTGTAGATATTCTCACAGACATTCCCCGGATCTCCCTGTTCCGTTATCCGTTCCTACAGAACGATACTCAAGCGGACTCAACGCCACTCCAGACACATCTCATTCGGGATAATGTATCGAGCGCGAACCTCTCCAAGCGAGTGGATCCTCAGTTAGCTGACTGGCTAGACGAGTATCGGGGTGATTTCTCAACGGTAGTCGAACTCGAGTACTTGGATGACCAGTGGCGTGATCTATTGGATCATATTGAGTCGGTCCTCACGACATCTGACAAAGAAGGAGCGGCAACATTCACAAACCGGCGTTCGTCAGAACCCGTGGATCGCGCTGCATTCTGCGAACGACGTCGGCGCGAATTCTGGGAAGAGTGCACTGATATCTCACCTGAAACGCTGATTCTCCTTGAAGAGATCGAAGAGCTCGACCTGATTCAGGTGACGCACGACGAGACAGGACAGCTTCAGATTATAGATCGGCATCAGGTTTGCATAGACCAGGCTGATCAACGCTCAATAGACGAACACTCCAATACGACTCGCAGGTCAGTCGATTATACGGTCCAGACCGCCGACGGTACCTCGCAGACTCGTCAGTATAGACGCTACACTCGAACATATGACGAGATTGTTCCGAATGACGACCAAGACGAACGGGACGAGATCCACCTACTGTTCGAACGGCCCCCCGAATCGACGGATGACTGGAACCCATCGCCAAAGCCACTCTACCTCCACTACCCGATAGAGAAGGCTACGACCCCGTTCCCGTTCGTCGTCCACGCACCATTCCGGGTCGAGTTCGATAGGCAGTCGCTCGCTGACGACCAACAAAATCTACAGATCCTTGACCGGCTTCCAGACTTAATTGCTGACGCCGGGACAGACTTGGCGAGGGGCGACGAGAGAGGAGCAAGCAGGGATGGATTCAGGCAGTGGATGCCTTGGATGACGATGCCGTTACGCGGGGAACCCAGTTCGGGTTCCGGGACGCCTCTAACCGAGAGCGTACAGGAGGCGGTCACGTTGCTTCAGGATTCTCCGATTGTTCCGACCGATGACACGGACGCACAATGCCCTCGGGATACCCTGCTTGATCCCGAGCGCATTCGAGGGTTCGAGACCCTTCGTCGAGACGCGCCCGAAGCACCGTTACCAGCCGAGACAGTCATTGAGTCGGGAGACACCTGGAGTCAACGTGTCTCTACATTACAGGGCGACACCGAGCATACATTTCGCCAGTGTGCGAGGAGGCTGGGCCTGACCGAGGTTCTGGAGCGTCTTTTCGACGATGACACCGGTAATGCCCGAGGCTGCATCGATATTCTGTGTGAGTACTGGGGGCTCAGTGGAAGCGCTGTTTCCTCTGGTAGGTGGGCGGTACCAGTTGAACGGGTTGAACACGCGGAGGCGTACTTCGAGACGATCTGTTCGATCCTCACATCAGCCTCTGAAGGTGATGAACTCGACTTAGACGACGATTCAGACGTGAAGCGAGCAGCGGGTCGGCTCGGGGAAAAAAGAGTCCCCCTCATACCCGCCGAAGCACACCAGGCTAACGACACTGATGCCTCTAATGGTGTCACACATCTCGTTCGTGCTCGCTCTCGCGGAGACACGCGGCAGGGACACGGAGCACAACGGAGCGAGCGTATTGTCTTTCGCCGAACCGGGAGTAGTCAGACGTCTGAGTCAATTATCTCAGAACTTCCATCCCCACCGACGACACTCCCCGTGTTCGTGGTCCCGTTCCGAACGGAATGGATCGGGCCACTCGAGAGTTTCAACCGGGACTGGGGGACCAGAAATCTGGATAGCCCTGCAGAATTCTACCGACGGGTTGCTGCAGAGGCTGGAGGATATTCGGGGGAGAGAACTTCCGATTCTAGCGTTATCGGTTATCTCTCGACACTCTACGAGACGGTAACACGTGGACAGATAGCGAAGTGGCTTCATCCAATCCCCAATCGGAATCGTCGATTCGACGAGGTAGAGGCCACATTAACTGGTGCCAAGACGAACAAATTGCCTTCCGACTACGATGACTATCTTGAGCGGCGCTACACCCAGCAGGTTGAATTGCCAATCGGACACCAGGACGGGCAGGACGAAACGCTTCCTGCCGAACAAATCGTATTCGGGACCGAATGGGTAAGCGAGTTCGAAGCAGCTGCAGATATTCTAGAAGGAATCGATTCGAGTTCAGATCGATTCTTCGACGCAGGGTCACACGAAGAGTCCCGAGCAACTACGTTTCGGCGATGGGCAGCGGTCATCGAGAAGGCGTCCAGCGTAACACCGTCCGAGACACCGACACTCGCGGAACCAGAAAGCGACTATTGGCAACGGGTGTTTGGAAGTTGGTCAAGTAGCGAGGGGCTCCAGCGGGTCTTGCGTCTGGACTTCCTGATTCATCTGGGCGTACAGATCGGCCCTCGAATCGATTGGCGATGGGTGTTGCCGACCAGAGGAGACGACGATCGTGAGGCAGGTACAATTAGCGTTGCCGATGCCCAGAATCTCGCTCGCGGAGAACCCCTCAACGAAGACGACGGATTCGACGTGCCAGACGAGGTTTTAGATACCTATACCGACGTCATGTGGCGGTCAGACAATCATCCTGCATTCACCGCCACCCACTCAACGGGCTGTGGAAACAACTGGCTGGAATGCGACGAGGAAACATGGGCTGCAAACGATTCGCAAGAGGCACTTATGCCGGTCTGGTGGTACTTCCCCGATCTACCTCAGATATCTGATGGTCGAGCTCGCGAGAAGTATCGGGACGCAATCTTGCTCCTATGGCCAGACCTTGCCGAAACAGTCGCTAACAGCGCGTGGCTCTGTAGCAACTGGCACTCGTTCAGCGAAAGCCCAGACGGGGCTGCTATCCCCAGCCTCGGAACCGTGCAATTAGCTCAAGCAGAGCTCTGGCCTGTCGACAGCCAATTCGAAGATGAGGGCGGGAATGACCGGCTTACAGTCGAGGATGGGACGACAGCTTCGGCAGAGAAATTGATCTTCGACGATGCAGAACAAGTCAGAGGGGCTGCTCAGTATTTGCCGCGAGTCGACAGTTCCAAACTCGAACAGAGGTTAGCTCCCACATCGGGGTCAGAGGCAGTGGATATTTCGTCAGCTCTCAGGATCCTCGGTATTCGAGAAATCGATAATTTGACCCCACCGATGGCAGCTCAGCGACTCAACTGGTTCATTGGGCAGTTCGCAGTGGAGAAGACACCAGGTCAGAACCCCTTCGATATATCGGCGAGCTGGTCCGCACGGGCGCTTTCTGTGCCCATCGACGCCCTGATGCGCCGGCTCGCTTCCGGACAGACACTCGCAGATCGACTCGACGAACGACCAGAGATTCGGCGCTGGATTCGGCGCGATATTTGGCGCCTCGGAACGACGGTTCGAATTACAGAAGGCCGCAACTCGAAAGCGCTTAAGATTGGTGCGGAAGCGCCCGCACCGGGGGCGCCGTCAATAGCACAGCAGCCGGTTATTTTCACACAACCACTCTCCTCGTTTTCACGTGATCGGTTGGTTCGGGACGCACGGCCGTTCGTCGAACGGCCTTCCGACTCGACAGAAGTTGCCCGCCTTCTTGGGACCGAAAGCTCTGCCGACGAAGAGGCGACGACAGTAACATTCGGGATAATCATAGAGAGCGAACCACCGTCTCCTCGACCAGTCAGTGGTGGTGAGGTCGAATCGGGGACGGATCGCCTCGACACCCTTCGGGAGACGCTTCGGCAGCGTCAACAGTACCTGTTGGCAGCATATCTCGAACAGGCAACAGCTCCAGACCTCGAAGAAAAGCACGATCAATTGTCTGCTGTCGTCGAGAACCGAATCGCGATCGTCGCACGTGACGACGATGACGATACGCAGCGTAATTCGGCACAATGGGAACCGGCTGACGGAGCCAAGGATGGAGGACTACATATCGCCCTTTTCGAAGACGCAGTGAAGCGTGTCGATGGTGACGCGATACCGCCGTACCTCACAGCAGATGGTATCGTCCAAGTACTCGAACAGTTCGACCTCGCAGATACCTTCGAGAACGTCTTGTTCAAAGGAGAGTCGGCACTGGAGACAGAGTATCGCTCGGCATTGGAGGAAGTTCGAGCGGAGATCAACGAGCTCCGTACACAGCGTCTTGAAGTTATCCACCACACTCTTCAGGGCCTCGTTTCGACGATTGCACCCACCGTATCCCTAACTGAAGGGGATGAACTCACTGTCAACGCGCGCGTAACGCTGAATGAGTTACACAGACTCGAAGATGACCCAGCCGCGGTTACTAAGAGCACGTTGCTCCAGTCGTGGCTCAACACGCTGACTGAGAAGTGTGGATTCGACAATGAGGTCGCTATCGAATGTATACGTGCCGCAGCCACCGACGATGAGGCGGTGCGACACCGGATCACCTACCAACTCGATCAGTCCGTTAACAGTATCGACATCGACGCACTCGTCAAGGCCGGGTATCGGTGGCAAACTCTCGAAACGTGGCCGTCGGCAAAGGGTACCGCTCCGGTGGAGTCATACAGCACGACTATACAACGATTTCGTCGGTTCTGGAATGCAGTCGGTAGGTACGAAGATGAGGGCGAGGCGACCCTCGAACGCGCAGCCAAAGATGCGCGAGAGGCTACACCGGCTCCAAAGCCAAATAGACGCGTCGCGCAATTCGTTCCGCACGCAGAAACGCTTCCATCCGACATTTGCGAGGTCCGGCTCGGCGCGTTGCCCTACCTCAAGTCAACGCCAGAACCGCTGGAACATCTCAGAGGCGCCGTCAGGAAATGGGGTCGCACAGAGTGGGAAGACCTGAAACAGTCGGATGTAATCTATACCGACCAGACCATCGAAGAGCGGATGGAGTCACTCATCGAAGCGGCGACGACTCCCAATGGCGGTGACAAAGCCTTTGAAACCGCGCTCGCGAAGTTCTACGGCACAACGAGTGACTACGCAACCGATGAGGGCCGAACGAGGGAAGATCTCACGAATGAGTGGCTTCAGGGGCGAGATGAGTCGCTCGATTCGCTCGCATCACAGATCTCAGCCGACGGCTCCGCTTCCGGAGGAGGTTCCCCAACCATCGGCGATTCCTCGGGGGGTGAGTACGGACAACCCAACGTCGGAATCGATGCAAGAGGCCGAGAGGGAGAATTAATTTGCTTGAATCGTGCGTGGCAGCGATTCCAAGCCGCACCAGTCAGCGTCCGTTCGTCGATTTTAGATCGCTTGGAAACGTGGCGTGGACACGACAGGTGGAGACTGAAGTCAGTCGACGAGATTGCAACATCGTGGACCAGTAGCGGCGCAGTGGAGGCCACCAGCCCTGCCGATGTGCTCCGGACAAAGAACCTGGCTGAGACGAGCGATACAAGGATGGCGTTCCACGCCCTGTTCGATACGTCTGCGGAACGAGGGCCAGGGTTTGACTTGATAGATCCCTTCGCGGCAATGCCAGAAACCGAGTCCGTCGTGTCTTGGACACCGGAGTGGATGTATCGGGTCGAGTCGAAAGCCGTCGCAGCGGAACGGATGCGAAGCGGCCGAATCAAATTAACCGGGAACGAGCTACGTATGGCGCTCCGTCCCGGACCGTTGTCCCCAGACGACGCAAACACGGACCAAGTGCGCGCATTCCGTTACATAATCCGACTCGTCGGTTTCTCAACCGACTGGCGAAGTGACAATGACCGCACTGTAAATCTCTTAGATATAGACAACGTCGACGAGTTCGTCGGTATCGAGCGAGAGGAGCGGGAGATTCTAGAAAAGCTTCGTGGTGGGTCGTTCTACATCAGCTTCTATACTGAGGGATAG
- a CDS encoding cell division protein ZapB yields the protein MTLSESAIREYYRRANPVYEALATVKDYPTIGLNDFVGWYIKRDHDDVEAIKAGYPQRGRVARLDRDYDEIHDRLERTLYAVTTYKTPSAFQQWEPCRYDESEETTVWQDEPPTPGYADLRAVPAWGDIDLADDIKPQRGDLNAETQALVERTLDAYVDEYATLYGTRDAVYALDSVGGAYVFGAPEATLPIADHFSEDPDALERVYDEFLDRSNVWLQEAEARVNERVDGAGDVIQPDWVNNKNRQYKPPLSIHADHDAVVTPIATDDVRYELRPFETVDDTLIEQAVSWADDLTRVEHTDCVDSLVATLWPDLYEDHDGWRATLKAWVEAERERERERQRQREAALQRREERLAELDGTLEGRPISPFKEDVYEAVENIDITEIARHYASDAYDTDPNQPRPQFDPCWRHSESGQSCFVDEQANTFGDSKVNGGGGPAKLMALATGIVADADANLDGEDYWAAVDELRSVGYDIPVWIPEAGSDRVDGGSYDQMPFWAVRKAAVALEVCPEDAFVDREGENGTYEGFPGYETYNETLEAIETAGLKHGRERVTPDENAAGDESEPASTASASDERSGDLDQAHLREKNRLLAAKVERLEAKLEGKSERIEELETEVDQLRTELTTVRFERDRLEAVLKERGFGQEPSQEGREEQSPLDKARRVLSFGE from the coding sequence ATGACGCTCTCCGAATCAGCTATCCGCGAGTACTACCGTCGTGCCAACCCCGTCTACGAGGCACTGGCGACCGTCAAGGACTACCCGACCATCGGGCTGAACGACTTCGTCGGATGGTACATCAAACGCGACCACGACGACGTCGAGGCGATCAAGGCCGGGTATCCGCAGCGCGGGCGGGTTGCCCGCCTCGATCGTGACTACGACGAGATCCACGACCGCCTCGAACGGACGCTCTACGCCGTCACCACCTACAAGACACCGTCCGCCTTCCAGCAGTGGGAACCCTGTCGCTACGACGAGTCCGAGGAGACGACTGTCTGGCAGGATGAGCCCCCGACCCCCGGGTATGCCGACCTCCGGGCGGTTCCCGCCTGGGGCGATATCGACCTCGCCGACGACATCAAGCCCCAGCGAGGCGACCTCAATGCCGAGACACAGGCGCTCGTCGAGCGAACGCTCGACGCCTACGTCGACGAGTATGCGACGCTCTACGGCACGCGGGACGCGGTGTATGCGTTGGACTCCGTTGGGGGCGCGTACGTCTTCGGGGCACCGGAGGCCACGCTCCCGATTGCGGACCACTTCAGCGAGGATCCGGATGCGCTCGAACGAGTGTACGACGAGTTCCTCGACCGCTCGAACGTATGGCTCCAGGAGGCAGAGGCCCGCGTGAACGAACGCGTCGACGGCGCCGGCGACGTCATCCAGCCCGACTGGGTGAACAACAAGAACCGCCAGTACAAGCCGCCACTCTCGATCCACGCCGATCACGATGCCGTCGTCACGCCCATCGCGACCGACGACGTCCGCTACGAGCTCCGTCCGTTCGAGACCGTCGATGACACCCTTATCGAGCAGGCGGTCAGCTGGGCTGATGATCTCACGCGAGTCGAGCACACGGATTGTGTCGACTCGCTGGTCGCGACACTCTGGCCGGATCTGTACGAGGACCACGACGGGTGGCGGGCAACGCTGAAGGCGTGGGTCGAAGCGGAGCGTGAGCGGGAACGTGAACGTCAGCGACAACGTGAGGCGGCGCTCCAGCGACGTGAGGAGCGGTTGGCAGAACTCGACGGTACCCTCGAAGGCCGGCCCATTTCGCCGTTCAAAGAGGACGTCTACGAGGCTGTCGAGAACATCGATATCACCGAGATTGCCCGTCACTACGCGAGCGATGCCTACGATACGGATCCAAACCAGCCGCGGCCGCAGTTCGATCCGTGCTGGCGCCACAGTGAGAGTGGTCAGTCCTGTTTCGTCGACGAGCAGGCCAACACCTTCGGCGATTCAAAGGTGAACGGTGGGGGTGGGCCGGCGAAACTGATGGCGCTCGCGACGGGGATCGTTGCCGACGCCGATGCGAACCTGGATGGCGAAGACTACTGGGCTGCCGTCGACGAACTCCGGAGCGTCGGCTATGACATCCCGGTGTGGATCCCGGAGGCTGGATCAGACCGTGTCGACGGCGGGTCCTACGACCAGATGCCCTTCTGGGCCGTTCGGAAAGCAGCTGTCGCGCTCGAGGTTTGTCCCGAGGACGCGTTCGTCGATCGTGAGGGAGAGAATGGAACCTACGAGGGATTCCCCGGCTACGAAACATACAACGAGACGCTGGAAGCCATCGAAACAGCAGGGCTGAAACACGGTCGAGAGCGAGTTACCCCTGATGAGAACGCGGCTGGCGATGAATCGGAGCCAGCCAGTACTGCCTCTGCGAGCGACGAGCGATCTGGTGACCTAGATCAAGCTCATCTTCGCGAAAAGAACCGGCTGTTGGCAGCGAAGGTTGAACGTCTCGAAGCTAAACTGGAGGGGAAATCAGAGCGAATCGAGGAATTAGAGACGGAGGTCGACCAACTCCGAACGGAACTCACGACCGTCCGCTTCGAACGCGACCGTCTGGAGGCCGTACTCAAAGAGCGCGGGTTCGGTCAGGAGCCGAGTCAAGAAGGCCGGGAGGAACAGTCGCCTCTTGACAAGGCAAGGCGGGTTCTTTCGTTCGGTGAATAG
- a CDS encoding DUF7558 family protein, which yields MQQTLAGCAFCEAPPGTETGIAYTWGKEEQVSHPICVDCAIQETANPDERDHYACDSCGLVVDALAALTRFRIELGHLEGPIQVCARCSPGGPATYWTRDLDTHIVSD from the coding sequence ATGCAGCAGACGCTGGCCGGCTGTGCCTTCTGCGAGGCGCCACCCGGGACAGAGACCGGGATCGCCTACACGTGGGGGAAAGAGGAGCAGGTCAGTCACCCGATTTGCGTCGACTGTGCGATTCAGGAGACGGCAAATCCCGACGAGCGTGATCACTACGCCTGTGACAGCTGTGGCCTTGTCGTCGACGCGCTCGCAGCGCTCACCCGGTTTCGGATCGAACTCGGCCATCTCGAAGGCCCGATACAGGTCTGTGCACGGTGTAGTCCCGGTGGGCCGGCAACGTACTGGACGCGCGACCTCGACACGCACATCGTCTCTGACTGA
- a CDS encoding HalOD1 output domain-containing protein, with protein sequence MAPSTPRDSDTSPDLLVEIVETLEAHGLASDSYQLHDAVDVGALEQLLASSTGDVEVRFTVEGIQLAVTHDGVDVLLDEPAGAPD encoded by the coding sequence ATGGCTCCCTCCACCCCCCGAGACTCAGATACATCCCCTGATCTACTCGTTGAAATCGTCGAGACACTGGAAGCCCACGGGTTGGCGAGTGATTCGTATCAGCTCCACGACGCCGTTGACGTCGGGGCACTCGAACAGCTTCTCGCATCTTCAACCGGCGACGTCGAGGTCCGGTTCACTGTGGAAGGGATTCAGCTCGCTGTTACCCACGACGGCGTCGATGTCCTTCTCGACGAGCCAGCCGGGGCACCGGATTAG